The window ATGCGATGACCGGTGACGAAGTTCGTTGTCGCGAAGCGGGTTGCACGGACTACCAAACAAAACCGCTTGATCTAAACGCTCTTCTTCAATGTGTGGCCGAAAACACAGTTGGCGAAAAAGCGAATGTGTCAAGCATTGTCGCCGTCCAAGAGAATCCGCCAGTGATCGAGGAGGCAGCGTCACCGATTGAGCTGTCATCGCAGTCAGTCGGTCAGGGTGAGCCGCTTGCTGAATCGAGTGAAATGCTTCCGGACGACCATGAGCAGCTTGAAGTTGCTTTGAATGAAGAACATGAACCGTTGAACGACGAAGATGAAACAACGAAGGAAAAGATCTTCAACTACGATTGGCTGCATGAGTTTGCTTGTGATTTGATCGACCAGCTCGACGAGACGATGCCGAGCATCATCAATGCCTACGATCGTGGTGATTTGGAACAAGTTGGTAAGCATTTGCATCAGATTCGTGGATCTGGTGGAACAGTCGGTTTGCTGCAATTGTCCGAAATTGCTGCCAAAGGTGAATCGGCGATCGAAGTGTCCCAGTGGGAACAACTTCGGAACACACTGACCGAGTTGCAGAGCTATGTCAGCGATGCGTTGGAGGAAAAGAGTTCGTCCTCGGAAAGCGTTTCAAACAATTCGCTCGACCCGTCAGCCGATATCGATCGATAATGTGGCATCAATACGTCGCAACGATCACTGTTCAAAGCGTCGACGATTGCGGTAGATTGTCTGTCTGATTTCTATATCGCATCGAATCAGGCATGGATCCCATCTGCGTCTTTTGGGCGGACCTGCTTCTGCTGCCAAATTGTTTGTGAGTTCGTCGCAAGGTACGCCATTTGCGTCAACACCTTGCCGATTGCCCGAGCCGAAGGTGGAGTGGAACGTGAGTTTGTTGAACGGGCGATCTTCGTTGGGTGCCGAGCGTGAGTCGACGCGGCGTATTTCACGATGCGGTAGCAGGCTCGGTCTTTGCTTCATCTTCGTGGCAGTCGCTGCGGTGCTGGGATGCAATCGTTCGAAGGATATTGCTGCTGACGCGAATGGCGATCCTGCTGTTCAGGCTGACTCCATCGTTGATGCTGACCGCCCAGTTCGTCACGACAAGAACGAGTCCCGCGTGACGTTGACCGCTTCTCAATTGCGGCCGGTTGTCGAGCTGGAAGAAGGTTTTGTTGCTTCGGAAACCTGTCTGCAGTGTCATGCCGACGAACATCAATCGTGGCACGCGTCGTTTCATCGAACGATGACGCAGGTTGTCAACGTTGAGACCGCTCCGAGTGCCATTGTGGACGAGACAGTTGTTGTTCAAGGCAAACGATATCTGTTTGAGCGAAGTGGCGACTCATTCTTCGTGACCTATGCGGATCCGTTCCGTGGTGGCATGACGATGCGTCGTGAGTTGTTGATGATGACGGGCTCGCACCATATGCATGTGTTCTGGCACGAATCAGATCGACCCGGTACGCCAGCCCAACTCGATATCGTCTATCTCATCGAAGAAGACCGCTGGATCCCACGCGACTCAAGTTTTCTCCAGCCTCCGGATCATCAAGGTGGGTTAGAACTTGGGACATGGAATCGGACTTGCAGCCGATGTCACTCAACACACCTGCGAGAGCGTTTCAACGCCGACACTCAAGATTGGAGTACTCGCGTTGCGGAGTTTGGGATCGCCTGTGAGGCTTGCCATGGAGAAGGTCGTGGGCATGTTCTTCGACATGCCACTACCGACAACGCGGCAACGCTCGATTCAGCTCTGACGAGAGCAGCGAAAGACCCTGAAGAGCAGCGGGAAGATTTGATCGTGAATCCTGTGAAGCTTTCTAAACAAGCATCGGCGGATGTTTGCGGGCAATGTCACAGTGTTTTCACGCCGGACTATGAAGTGGTCGCGTTGAAGGACTACGAGCAGAACGGAAACCCGTTCCGACCAGGCGATCGATTGGACGCTCTTGCATTTTCGAAGGTCGTCCGAGCCTCAGCCGAGCAGCGACAATCGGAGGCGTTTCAGCAGTGGTCCAAGATGGAAGACGTCGGTGGTGCATTCTGGGCGGACGGAATGCCACGAATCGCCGGGCGAGAGTACAACGGCTTGATCGAGTCGGCGTGTTTTCAGCACGGCGAGATGACGTGTTTGTCGTGCCATCAAATGCATCCGGTGTCAGAATCCGGCAACGATGCGAGCCAACACTTAGCCGAATGGCGGAACGATCAGTTGGGCTCGGGCATGGCGGGTGATGCAGCCTGTTTGCAGTGTCACTCTGACATGGGCGACCAAATTGAGGTGCACACTCACCATGCGGCAGGATCCCATGGCAGTCGTTGCATGAACTGCCACATGCCCCACACAACCTATGGGTTGCTAAAAACCATTCGCAGTCACCAAATCTCTAGCCCGTCGATCGAGGAGAGCCGAAGCAGTGACCGTCCGAATGCGTGTTCGCTGTGTCACCTTGATCGTGGTTTTGATTGGGTTTCCGGACATCTTCACGATTGGTATGGGCAGCCGCTCGCCGAACGTACGACGACCGAGCCCAATGTCGATTTATCAACGTCTGCGTTGCACTTGCTCAGCGGCGATGCGGCTCAGCGTGCCGTGCAAGTTGCCGCGATGGGATGGAAACCTGCTCAGGAAGCTTCGGGAACCGAATGGATGGAGCCATATTTGTTGCTCGGGCTGAACGATCCGTACGACGCCATTCGCATCGTCGCGGAGAAGTCGCTTCGTACTCTTCCCAATCGCATTTCAAAACCGATGGATGCGATGGCACCGGTTGGCGAACGCATGGACGCTTTCAATGATGCCATTGAATTGATCGACAGGACTTTGCAAATGGAACCCAAGCCTTCTGTTCTGGTCAACGAAGAAGGCCGATTTGACTTTCTGCGTGCCCGTGCTTTTCTCGAACGAAGAAACCATCGGCCGATTCATTTGCGGGAGTGATTCTCCCGGGACCATGGCACCGCTGATTCCTGTTCGACTATCAGATAGCGATCGTTGAGTGGAACGTTTTCGATGATCTGTTCCTTGCCCGAGGGCCACTGGATTTTGATCTCACAAGGATGAACTGAATTTCCAAGTCCGAAATCGAGTGCCGCTTCGTTGCTGGTCAAAAAGCCACCGTTGATCACCCAGTTGGTCCAGCGGTTCGCACCAGATTGAACTTGGATCGTGGCTCCAATTGCCTCACGCTCGCTGCTCGTTCCGACCAGTTCGAGTTGCAGCCAAGATTGCTGCTTGGATTCGTTTTTCAAAAGCGTCATTGGTTGATCCAAATGATTGCCCACAACATCGGGCATTCCATCTTGGTCCCAGTCCAACACGGCGAGAGCGCGGCCGAGAGTCGGTTGCGACCAAAATCGATCAGGTTGCGACAAACTGGGATCCGATGAGCGGGATACAAGCTCGAAGTGATCGTCATGTCCCTGATAAAGCTGAGGCAGCATTCGAAACGGGACGCCTCGTTGCGTGTGATTGACGATGTGTCCATTGAGAACCATCAAGTCAACACGTCCATCACGATCAAAATCAGCGGATTGCGTTCCCCAGCCCACCGTCGATTTGCTGGAATCGCGAATTTTCCAGGAACGACTGGAGTGTCGAAAAATCGCACCGGCATCTTGAAGATACAGGTCAGCTTCTTGGTCCCAGTAGTTGGTGACGTGAAGGTCGGGGAGACCGTTTCGATCAAAGTCGGCTAGTGTGAGTCCCATTGATCCATGTCGACCGCCCTGCTGACTGGTCGCGATGCCCGAAAGGTAAGCGGTCTCTTTCGCATCCCACGTGGAAGAAGTCGTTTGACTCAGGTCGGCGGTTGTCAATCGCGATTCATTTGTTGAGTTTGTTTGTCGATTCTGCCAAAAGAAATTCGCGTCACCATCGTTGGCGATGTAGACATCGTTTCCGATTTGGTTGTTCAGATTGCCGATGATCACAGCAAAACCGTGCCCGGCATCGGAGGCGGACGTCTCGGTCAGAGAATCCGCTTTCGTTGACGGATGCATCGGTTGAAGATTGCCGGTGGGATCGATCGACAACCACCGATCCGACGCCGGTTTGAATCGACTGGGCCCGCAGGCATCGTTATCCGGCACGCAGGGAATCTCAAAAGCGGACGGGTCATCGATGTAGTTCACCTCGATCAACTCAGGGATTTGATCGCCGTCTAAGTCGCCACAGGCGATTGATGTTGTCCACTGATCGTTGCCAATGCTGGGGAGTTCACCACGCGAGAACGTTCCGTCACCGTTGTTGAGAAGGATGACGTTCTGACCGATGTTTGCTATCAGCAAATCAGGGAAACCATCTTGGTTGGTGTCCGCAACCGTGATCCCTTGCCCGTAACCTTTGTCAGCGGAGTGCGAATCTGTCGTGACATCAGCTACCAAGTTGGAGGACAGATTTCGGAAGAGTTGATTCGATTTGGCCGACCGCCCGACAAGTGCATCTTTGCCGGCTTGAGCACAGTAAAGATCCGGCCAACCATCGCGGTCGTAATCGATGACTCCGATCCCGCCACCTGTTTGTTGATGCAAGTAAAACTCGTTGTCAGCTTGATCGTCACCGTTGTCGTATTGAAAACGAAGATTCAGCTCGGTCGCTATATCGCGAAAATGGATGGGAGCGGGATCGGACGAGAGCTTGTTTGATTCGCTCGATGTGGATGGATCGGTGGTAGGTGTTTCCAAGTCGCGGAAGTCTGGCATGGGCCAGCTCGAAAGGTTCGGCTTTGACCATGGAAGCGTCGAATTAGCTGATGATGTGATGGCTGATGTATGTCGGTCCAATTGGTTTCGCTTTTCGTCCAAAGCAGCCTTGTCGCTCGGTTGGTTGCCTGTTTTGGCAACTGCGATTTGCTGCCACGCCATCGATTCCCATGGACGCCCCAAATCGTCCAGCAAACTCGCCATCTCGCGGTATTGGGCGGGCGTTCCGGAGGCCAAACCAAAGACTTTTGCCAGTTCTGAAGTTCGTTCCAGCATCTCGAAATGTTGCATCGTTTCATCGGCCGCTTCGTTTTCACCGATCTGACGGAACGATCGAGCCAAGGATACCATCGAGTTGCGATCGGTTGGATCGATTTGAAGAGCCTCGCCAAAGCAACGGATCGCAACCGGATGTTCGTCTCGACTCTGAGCCAGTTGCCCAAGTGCGTACCAGTATTCGGGTTCTGACGTGATGTCTGGGGGCAGTGTCTGCCTCCACTGCGTCAAGGCGGCGAAGTCCCCCAGGTCGGCCAACACACGTCCTTGGAATGCGGCGACCGCCGTCGAGCTTGGGTATTTCTGCCGAAGCTTCTGAAGTGACTCGCTGGCTTCTGTCAGTTCACCTTGGTCTCGCTGTCGTCTCGCGAGCGACAACATTGCGAGTGTGGTGTTTGAAAAGTCTGGAGCGGGCAGTGATTCGTCGACAAATGCATTGCCAAGCGTGATCATCGAGAACAGTTCCCGTTCGCTGGCTTTGCCGTCGCGAATCATCGGACGCAGTACACGACTGGCGGCAACACGATGGCCTGATTGATTCAGAATCTCGACCAATCGATGGCGGACTCGAGTGTCATCGGGACGCGTCTGCAAACGACTCTGCAAGAATTCGATGGCCGTTTCGTACGCATCGGCTTCGACGTACCAGTCGGCCGCTACCAAGCATGCGGAGGTCGCGCGGTCTTCACTTTCAAAGGGGATCGACGCGAGCAACGCGGCCGCGGCTTCATGGTCGCCGAGGCGGTGCTGGATCTCAGCCTTCAAACGCAGGACGTCTTGATTGTCTGGATCACTGATCAAAAGTGGGCCGATGATTTCGTTGGCTCGCACGACCGAGCCGAGTTCGAGTTCTTTCTTCGCCAACGCAATTTGCTCATCCAATCCCAGTTCGGTCGTTTGTCGAGCCGCTTCTTTGAGTTGCTGTTGTTTTCGAAGTTTTTCAAAGTCGGATGGCTCGGAAGTGCAACCGGCAACTTGCACACACAACGCAATTAGAAAGATTGCATTTATCGATTGGCGGTAGTATCTGAAGTCATTGAACATGCTTGTTCATCGGAATCGGCAGAGCAATTCCCTCCGTCAAAAGGTAGTCGCGGCCGGCTTCGAGCTCATTGAAAGACTGGCGGAGGCCGGAAGGCCATTTCACGACGATGTCGGCTTTGTTGGATGCATTGGACAACGCGAATGAAAGCCGGCGTTCGTTGCTGCCCATGTAGCCATCGCCGGCGGTGAGTTGCAGCGTGCGTTTGTCGCCGCTGGACAGAACTTCGACCGTTGATCCGATGGCGTCGCGGTGACCCGAGGTTGCTTGGAATCGCAGGCCGATCGATTTCGAAGTGGTTTCCGATTTGTTGATGAGCAACGCGACGGGTTCGTAGAGATGTGTGATCAGCACATCGGTTCGTCCATCCAGATTCGCATCGAGGGTCACCAATGCTCTGCCAAGATGCTCGCGCTCGAAGTAGTCGCCAAGCGAACTGTTCGGAAGTTCTTGCCAGCGGCCAGATTCCAATCGTGTGAACATTTGCGGCGGCATCTCGTAGCCGATGTCCTCGCGGCCGGTGTCGCTCACGTGGCCGTTGGTGACCAAAAGTTCCATCGCTCCGTCCAAGTTGAAGTCCGTCCACGTCGTTCCAAAACCGAGCTGGTCCAAGGATGGCTCATACAGTCCAACCGCGTGTGTTCGGTCTTCCCAGAGGCCCGGTGCAACTTGCTCGTAGTAAGTGTTGTGTTCTTCGGCGAAGTGGGTCAGGAAAAAATCCAGGTCGCCATCGCCATCGGGATCACCGGCGGCCATCCCCATGGACGCTTGCGAATTGGACTGCCCACTCATCGCCAGGCCTCGAACGGTACCAAGATCCGTCAGTCGTGTTGGAACGTCGTTGGTGGAGTCTTCACTTGCGGAACGAGATGATGACCAAAGATGATTGACGGACATGTCGTTGGCCACGAACAAGTCGAGACCAGGTGCTTCATCGAGCTGTCCGGCGATGATGCCCAATCCTCTGCCGATGTTCGTTGGCTGCATCCAATCTCGGCTGACGTTTTTGAATCGGCCAGTTCCATTGTTAGTCCAGATCCGGTCGGAACTCGCTTCGAATTTCAGGGGTGGGCAGCTGGCCAGTTTGCCAGTCGCGTCGCTGCGGCAAGGTGTTTCGTAAGGAGCGTTGCCGCCGCAATAGTTGACTTCGAACAAGTCCGCGTTCCCATCGCCGTCCACGTCAGCGAAGACCGCGGATGTGGTCCATTCATTTCCGACCAATTTCATTTCGTCGGTAACGTCACTGAAGGTACCATCACCATTGTTGCGGTACAGACGATTGCGGCCGATGTTCGCATCGAACAAAT of the Rhodopirellula baltica SH 1 genome contains:
- a CDS encoding multiheme c-type cytochrome encodes the protein MLGCNRSKDIAADANGDPAVQADSIVDADRPVRHDKNESRVTLTASQLRPVVELEEGFVASETCLQCHADEHQSWHASFHRTMTQVVNVETAPSAIVDETVVVQGKRYLFERSGDSFFVTYADPFRGGMTMRRELLMMTGSHHMHVFWHESDRPGTPAQLDIVYLIEEDRWIPRDSSFLQPPDHQGGLELGTWNRTCSRCHSTHLRERFNADTQDWSTRVAEFGIACEACHGEGRGHVLRHATTDNAATLDSALTRAAKDPEEQREDLIVNPVKLSKQASADVCGQCHSVFTPDYEVVALKDYEQNGNPFRPGDRLDALAFSKVVRASAEQRQSEAFQQWSKMEDVGGAFWADGMPRIAGREYNGLIESACFQHGEMTCLSCHQMHPVSESGNDASQHLAEWRNDQLGSGMAGDAACLQCHSDMGDQIEVHTHHAAGSHGSRCMNCHMPHTTYGLLKTIRSHQISSPSIEESRSSDRPNACSLCHLDRGFDWVSGHLHDWYGQPLAERTTTEPNVDLSTSALHLLSGDAAQRAVQVAAMGWKPAQEASGTEWMEPYLLLGLNDPYDAIRIVAEKSLRTLPNRISKPMDAMAPVGERMDAFNDAIELIDRTLQMEPKPSVLVNEEGRFDFLRARAFLERRNHRPIHLRE
- a CDS encoding FG-GAP-like repeat-containing protein, translated to MFNDFRYYRQSINAIFLIALCVQVAGCTSEPSDFEKLRKQQQLKEAARQTTELGLDEQIALAKKELELGSVVRANEIIGPLLISDPDNQDVLRLKAEIQHRLGDHEAAAALLASIPFESEDRATSACLVAADWYVEADAYETAIEFLQSRLQTRPDDTRVRHRLVEILNQSGHRVAASRVLRPMIRDGKASERELFSMITLGNAFVDESLPAPDFSNTTLAMLSLARRQRDQGELTEASESLQKLRQKYPSSTAVAAFQGRVLADLGDFAALTQWRQTLPPDITSEPEYWYALGQLAQSRDEHPVAIRCFGEALQIDPTDRNSMVSLARSFRQIGENEAADETMQHFEMLERTSELAKVFGLASGTPAQYREMASLLDDLGRPWESMAWQQIAVAKTGNQPSDKAALDEKRNQLDRHTSAITSSANSTLPWSKPNLSSWPMPDFRDLETPTTDPSTSSESNKLSSDPAPIHFRDIATELNLRFQYDNGDDQADNEFYLHQQTGGGIGVIDYDRDGWPDLYCAQAGKDALVGRSAKSNQLFRNLSSNLVADVTTDSHSADKGYGQGITVADTNQDGFPDLLIANIGQNVILLNNGDGTFSRGELPSIGNDQWTTSIACGDLDGDQIPELIEVNYIDDPSAFEIPCVPDNDACGPSRFKPASDRWLSIDPTGNLQPMHPSTKADSLTETSASDAGHGFAVIIGNLNNQIGNDVYIANDGDANFFWQNRQTNSTNESRLTTADLSQTTSSTWDAKETAYLSGIATSQQGGRHGSMGLTLADFDRNGLPDLHVTNYWDQEADLYLQDAGAIFRHSSRSWKIRDSSKSTVGWGTQSADFDRDGRVDLMVLNGHIVNHTQRGVPFRMLPQLYQGHDDHFELVSRSSDPSLSQPDRFWSQPTLGRALAVLDWDQDGMPDVVGNHLDQPMTLLKNESKQQSWLQLELVGTSSEREAIGATIQVQSGANRWTNWVINGGFLTSNEAALDFGLGNSVHPCEIKIQWPSGKEQIIENVPLNDRYLIVEQESAVPWSRENHSRK